The following proteins are encoded in a genomic region of Hydra vulgaris chromosome 05, alternate assembly HydraT2T_AEP:
- the LOC136080181 gene encoding nmrA-like family domain-containing protein 1 encodes MKAPAEHGILIELENEMSKVIAVFGATGKQGGSVIRSLVKTDLYNLKAITRNSKSEKAKELSSLKNVVVVEADLDNNDSLDSVLEGCYGVFLVTDFTAHFVKNKEIDQGVNLINKAIANNVKHVVFSGLENVESQINEPCLHFDYKAAVEDYGIKQEDKIHFTSLRLPMYYQEVAGSVLNKAFGNQFLLNIPMDADKKLYIMNVEDIGNCVASVLADPQQYKSQKIGLCGDYLKISDLVMLLNQELSPLKVRFPGGWFNRFLFRNVLNFPGVKDLRIMFDYFNLQLMKRDADVTKKLNPEVVDFATWLKKNRNEIVSSKTA; translated from the exons ATGAAAGCTCCAGCTGAACATGGTATACTTATTGAATTAGAAAATGAG atGTCTAAGGTCATAGCTGTTTTTGGTGCAACAGGGAAACAAGGAGGTTCGGTGATACGATCGTTGGTCAAAACGGATTTATATAATCTGAAAGCGATAACTAGAAATAGCAAGTCAGAAAAGGCAAAAGAGCTATCCAGCCTAAAAAATGTGGTTGTTGTTGAAGCTGATTTAGACAATAATGATAGTTTAGATTCTGTACTTGAAGGTTGCTACGGTGTCTTTCTAGTGACTGACTTTACAGCtcactttgtaaaaaataaagaaatcgaTCAGGgcgtaaatttaattaataaagctaTAGCAAATAACGTGAAACATGTTGTCTTTAGCGGACTGGAAAATGTTGAATCGCAAATTAATGAACCTTGTTTGCATTTTGATTATAAAGCAGCGGTTGAGGATTATGGTATAAAGCAAGAAGACAAAATACACTTTACTTCACTTCGATTGCCAATGTACTATCAAGAGGTAGCTGGTTCAGTTTTAAATAAAGCGTTTGGaaatcagtttttattaaacataccAATGGATGCAGACAAAAAGCTTTACATAATGAATGTTGAGGATATTGGAAATTGTGTAGCAAGCGTATTAGCTGACCCTCAGCAGtacaaatctcaaaaaatagGTCTTTGTGGAGATTACCTTAAAATCTCTGATTTAGTTATGCTTTTAAATCAAGAGTTATCACCACTCAAAGTTCGCTTTCCAGGTGGTTGGTttaatagatttctttttagaaatgttttaaatttccCAGGTGTTAAAGATCTTCGAATAATGTTTGACTATTTTAATCTTCAACTTATGAAGCGTGACGCAGATGTGACAAAAAAGCTAAATCCAGAGGTTGTCGATTTTGCAACCTGGCTCAAGAAAAATCGTAACGAAATTGTATCGAGTAAAACTGCATAA
- the LOC136080562 gene encoding nmrA-like family domain-containing protein 1 translates to MLLNLMGYMNVHMSKIIAVFGATGNQGGSVLRSLVKRDCYHLKAVTRNIKSQKAKELSGLKNVTLAEADLDNKESVDFVLKGCYGAFLVTDFTSHFVKNKEIEQGVNFIDKAIKNNVKHIVFSGLENVESQINEPCLHFDYKAAIEDYGMKQKDKIHFTSVRMPMFYQEIVGSVFNKAFGKRFLLNIPMDKEKKIYLMNVDDIGNCVASVFGEPEQYKSQIIGLCGDYMKIQDLVLLLNQELSPLKVYFPGGSFNRFLFKYILKFPGVNDIRVMFDYFNHQIMKRDADITKKLNPDVVNFATWLKKNRTQIISNKTA, encoded by the exons ATGTTACTCAATCTTATGGGGTATATGAATGTACAT ATGTCTAAAATTATCGCTGTCTTTGGTGCAACAGGCAACCAAGGAGGTTCAGTGCTTCGTTCGTTAGTAAAAAGAGATTGTTATCATTTGAAAGCAGTAACTAGAAATATTAAGTCACAGAAAGCAAAAGAACTTTCTGGTCTTAAAAATGTCACATTAGCAGAAGCTGATTTAGACAATAAAGAAAGTgttgattttgttttgaaagGTTGCTATGGTGCTTTTCTTGTCACTGATTTTACTTctcattttgtaaaaaacaaagagaTTGAGCAGGGTGTTAACTTCATcgataaagctataaaaaacaatgttaaacATATAGTTTTTAGTGGTTTGGAAAATGTAGAGTCTCAAATCAACGAACCTTGTTTACATTTTGACTACAAAGCAGCCATTGAAGACTATGGCATGAAACAAAAGGATAAAATTCACTTTACTTCAGTTCGAATGCCTATGTTCTACCAAGAAATTGTTGGAAGCGTATTTAATAAGGCATttggaaaaagatttttactaaatataccaatggacaaagaaaaaaagatttatctgaTGAATGTTGATGATATTGGTAACTGTGTTGCAAGTGTTTTTGGTGAGCCTGAACAGTACAAATCACAAATCATTGGACTTTGTGGAGATTACATGAAAATCCAAGATTTAGTACTACTATTGAATCAGGAGTTGTCGCCCCTCAAAGTTTATTTTCCAGGAGGTTCGTTTAACAGATttctttttaagtatatattaaaatttcctgGTGTTAATGATATTCGAGTaatgtttgattattttaatcatCAAATCATGAAGCGTGATGCTGATATAACAAAAAAGCTCAATCCAGATGTTGTTAATTTTGCTACTTGGCTCAAAAAGAATCGTACTCAAATTATTTCTAACAAAACTGCGTAA